TGATAAGGACGCGTGGTGACAGCCAGGCCGCCGGTGATGTAGGGCTGCCCCTCCCGGCTGCGGATGCCGTAGGGGCGGCACTGATCGGTGTTCAGCAGGTGCCGGAGCAGCGGGTCCTCCGTGCGGTACAGGTCGGGCTCGTGCAGCCGGGCCTCGATCAGTGCCCGCGAACGCACCTGCAGCCCGGGGATGCTCGTGGAAGAGGCGCAGAACTGGTGCAGGTGGGCATCGATGCGCACCTGCACACCCGCTCCCAGCAGGTCCACCACCCCGGCCCGGATCAGGGCCATCAGTTGCTCGATCCGCTCGGCGGGCGGCCCGATCGACAGGAAGGCGTTCAGCGGCGTGTACCAGCCCTCCAGATCGTCCCGATGCGAATTGCCGTCCAGGCCACCGTGGTCCACCACCAGGCGTATCTCGTTGCGCAGGTCGCGCAGCGCGTCGAGGGCAGCCTTCAGCGGGCTGCTCAGGTTGCCCTGACGGGCCTCCTGCACGTCTTTCTCCAGGTGTTCCAGCAGCCAGGCCCGGTACTCGGCCTGATCGCTGAAGGAACGCCCGCGCAGCGGGCTGATCACGGCGCCCCAGTCCCAGCGCCGGTCCGGGTCCACCCCGAACTCCTCCAGCAGCTGTGCCTCCGTGCCGGGCGCCGCCACCAGGTAGCGGGCGGTGAGCGCCGCGGCCTCGTCCGGGCGGCCGGAGCGCCGCAGGAGCATCTCGTAGTAGATGCTCTCGATCTCCCGGCGGATCAGCGGCCAGATCTGCTCGCCGAAGCGCAGGCCGTCGCGTTCCTCCCGGCGGCGGGCGGCCTGCATGGCGGCAGCGGTCAGCAGTCGCGGTTCGTGGCGTCCGTGCGCGCCCTTCTCGTTGTGGCCGCGGGCGTGGTAAGGCACACCCCGCCGGGAGAACGCGTAGATGACCGGTTCCCGGCCCGAGGGCAGGTACTCCAGCCTGTTGCCGTCCCCGGCCGGCACGAATCGCCCTCCGCGCCCGGAGGTCAGGAGCGCCATGTAGTCGAAGAAGTTCAGCCCCAGGCCGCGCAGCAGCACCGGTTCACCCGCAGCGATCTGTTCCAGGTCGACATCGGCCGGGTTGGAGGGGGTTACGTAGGTCAAGTAGTGGATGCGGGCCAGGCTTGCGGTACGTGCCTGCTGCACCGTCGGGCGGACCGGCACGTGCCCCAGGGCCAGGACCACCGCATCCAGGCCGTTCAGCCGGGTGCCGTCCTCCAGACGCACACCCTGGGGCCCTCCGGGTACGCCGTGCACGTCGGCCATCGCCACGGCTCGTGAGGTGTGCACACGCACCTCTACGTGTGCGGGCGCGTCCTGGATCACCGCGCGGAAGCAGGCGTCCAGGTAACGGCCGTAGAAACCGCGAGTCGGGTAGTCATCGGGCCCCAGACGCCGCGCCTGCGCCGCGAAGTCCCCGTCCTGCACGGTGGCGGCCCACTCGTACAGGCTCGGCCCGGGGACGATCGGCCCGTCGATGCTCACGCTGGCATCGGTGTAGAGAGTGATCTGAGAGGCCACCGTGTTCATCAGTAGGTGCGCCGACTGGTCGGCCCGCCACACCTGCCCCGCTCCCGGCCCCCAGGGATCGACCAGGTGCACCAGAACCCGAGAAGCCCCACAGGGCTGGTACTTCTCATTGGCGCACAGACGTTCCAGCACCGACAGCCCGCGTGGCCCGGCCCCGACCACGCAGATCTCCAGTTCGGACGACGGCCTCATCCTGATGCCTCCAGCGGGGGGATGTTGTGGTTGATCCGGAACGTGTTGGCCGGGTCGA
This genomic interval from Kineosporia sp. NBRC 101731 contains the following:
- a CDS encoding FAD/NAD(P)-binding protein is translated as MRPSSELEICVVGAGPRGLSVLERLCANEKYQPCGASRVLVHLVDPWGPGAGQVWRADQSAHLLMNTVASQITLYTDASVSIDGPIVPGPSLYEWAATVQDGDFAAQARRLGPDDYPTRGFYGRYLDACFRAVIQDAPAHVEVRVHTSRAVAMADVHGVPGGPQGVRLEDGTRLNGLDAVVLALGHVPVRPTVQQARTASLARIHYLTYVTPSNPADVDLEQIAAGEPVLLRGLGLNFFDYMALLTSGRGGRFVPAGDGNRLEYLPSGREPVIYAFSRRGVPYHARGHNEKGAHGRHEPRLLTAAAMQAARRREERDGLRFGEQIWPLIRREIESIYYEMLLRRSGRPDEAAALTARYLVAAPGTEAQLLEEFGVDPDRRWDWGAVISPLRGRSFSDQAEYRAWLLEHLEKDVQEARQGNLSSPLKAALDALRDLRNEIRLVVDHGGLDGNSHRDDLEGWYTPLNAFLSIGPPAERIEQLMALIRAGVVDLLGAGVQVRIDAHLHQFCASSTSIPGLQVRSRALIEARLHEPDLYRTEDPLLRHLLNTDQCRPYGIRSREGQPYITGGLAVTTRPYHLVDGAGHAHPRRFAYGIPTESVHWATAAGVRPGVNSVTLADSDAIARAVLQLPPVAHVPVEIRPLADGLGHDRPMSAAGTPEPAGVIV